In Streptococcus oralis, a single window of DNA contains:
- a CDS encoding manganese-dependent inorganic pyrophosphatase, which yields MSKILVFGHQNPDSDAIGSSVAFAYLAKEAYGLDTEAVALGTPNEETAFVLNYFGVEAPRVITSAKAEGAEQVILTDHNEFQQSVSDIAEVEVYGVVDHHRVANFETASPLYMRLEPVGSASSIVYRMFKEHGVAVPKEIAGLMLSGLISDTLLLKSPTTHPSDKVIAPELAELAGVNLEEYGLAMLKAGTNLASKSAEELIDIDAKTFELNGNKVRVAQVNTVDIAEVLERQAEIEAAMQTANTANGYSDFVLMITDIVNSNSEILALGSNMDKVEAAFNFKLENNHAFLPGAVSRKKQVVPQLTESFNG from the coding sequence ATGTCTAAGATTCTAGTATTTGGTCACCAAAATCCAGACTCAGATGCCATCGGGTCATCTGTAGCCTTTGCCTATCTTGCAAAAGAGGCTTATGGATTAGACACAGAAGCAGTAGCACTTGGAACTCCTAATGAAGAAACAGCTTTCGTTTTGAACTATTTTGGTGTAGAAGCACCACGCGTCATCACATCTGCTAAAGCAGAAGGTGCAGAGCAAGTCATCTTGACTGACCACAATGAATTCCAACAATCTGTATCAGATATCGCTGAAGTAGAAGTTTACGGTGTTGTGGACCACCACCGTGTGGCTAATTTTGAAACTGCAAGTCCACTTTACATGCGTTTGGAACCAGTTGGATCAGCGTCTTCTATCGTTTACCGCATGTTCAAAGAACATGGTGTAGCTGTTCCTAAAGAAATCGCAGGTTTGATGCTTTCAGGTTTGATTTCAGATACCCTCCTTTTGAAATCACCAACAACTCACCCATCTGATAAAGTCATTGCTCCTGAATTGGCTGAATTGGCTGGTGTCAACTTGGAAGAGTACGGTTTGGCTATGCTGAAAGCTGGTACAAACTTGGCTAGTAAATCTGCTGAAGAATTGATTGACATCGATGCTAAGACTTTTGAACTCAACGGAAATAAGGTCCGTGTTGCCCAAGTAAACACAGTTGATATTGCTGAAGTCTTGGAACGTCAAGCAGAAATTGAAGCTGCAATGCAAACTGCCAATACAGCAAACGGATACTCTGACTTTGTCTTGATGATTACAGACATTGTCAACTCAAACTCAGAAATTTTGGCTCTTGGATCAAACATGGACAAGGTGGAAGCAGCCTTTAACTTCAAACTTGAAAACAACCACGCTTTCCTTCCAGGTGCCGTTTCACGTAAGAAACAAGTGGTGCCTCAGTTGACAGAAAGCTTTAATGGGTAA
- a CDS encoding tRNA1(Val) (adenine(37)-N6)-methyltransferase has translation MKEEQLLKSGERINQLFSTDIKIIQNREVFSYSVDSVLLSRFPRFPKRGLIVDFCAGNGAVGLFASSRTQARIISVEIQERLADMAERSVQLNGLEEQMQVICDDLKNMPAHIQGSKVDMILCNPPYFKVDPHSNLNESEHYLLARHEITTNLKEICRSAQSILKSNGRLAMVHRPDRLLDILDMLQRHNLAPKRLQFVYPKREKEANMLLIEAIKDGSTSGFKVLPPLIVHNDDGSYTPEIQEIYYGS, from the coding sequence ATGAAAGAAGAACAATTATTAAAATCAGGAGAGCGAATCAATCAGCTCTTTTCGACAGATATCAAGATCATTCAAAATAGAGAGGTGTTTAGCTATTCGGTGGATAGTGTTCTTTTATCACGCTTTCCTCGCTTCCCTAAACGGGGTTTAATTGTGGACTTTTGTGCTGGAAATGGTGCAGTGGGACTTTTTGCTAGTTCACGTACTCAGGCGCGGATAATATCTGTAGAGATTCAGGAGCGCTTGGCGGATATGGCAGAGCGTTCGGTTCAGTTGAATGGCTTGGAAGAGCAGATGCAGGTCATCTGTGATGATTTGAAAAATATGCCTGCCCACATTCAGGGAAGTAAGGTGGATATGATTTTGTGCAATCCGCCTTATTTTAAGGTGGATCCGCATTCCAATCTGAACGAGAGTGAACATTACCTTCTGGCCAGACACGAAATTACGACTAACCTAAAAGAAATTTGCCGTAGTGCTCAGAGTATTCTCAAGTCTAATGGCCGTTTGGCCATGGTTCATCGTCCAGATCGGCTCTTGGATATCTTAGACATGCTTCAACGCCATAATTTGGCACCCAAGCGCCTGCAATTTGTCTATCCTAAACGTGAGAAGGAGGCTAATATGCTCTTAATCGAAGCTATCAAGGATGGATCGACCAGTGGCTTTAAGGTCTTGCCACCACTCATCGTTCACAATGATGATGGTTCTTATACACCAGAAATTCAAGAGATTTACTATGGATCATAA
- a CDS encoding GIY-YIG nuclease family protein → MDHKAYMYVVECRDGSYYTGYTTDVKRRLAVHNSGKGAKYTRARLPVKLIYVEGFASKEEAMSAEALLKRKKRPQKERFLSENQEKNLVNHIDV, encoded by the coding sequence ATGGATCATAAGGCCTATATGTATGTGGTGGAGTGTCGCGACGGTTCTTACTATACGGGCTATACAACGGATGTGAAGAGGCGCCTTGCCGTTCATAATAGTGGTAAGGGAGCCAAGTATACCCGAGCTCGCTTGCCAGTCAAACTCATCTATGTAGAGGGTTTTGCCAGTAAGGAAGAAGCCATGTCTGCCGAGGCTCTCCTCAAACGAAAGAAACGTCCTCAGAAAGAACGATTTTTATCTGAAAATCAAGAGAAAAATCTAGTCAACCATATTGATGTCTAA